Genomic segment of Archaeoglobus neptunius:
GGCTGCGTATATCACCGATAAAGACTGCAAGAAAAAGGTTGATTCGGTTGTTTTTGTGCTTAAAGAGGAGCTTTACTCTGTCAGCACTCCGAAAGATTTTATTTCCCTTTTGAAGGAAAAAAGCTCTGAAAACTGAGGTGATGGTATATGCTGGAGTATCTGTATCCGTTAAGAACCTATCTGATAGTTTCGGGAGTTGAGAGGCCCAACGTGATGACAGCGGACTGGGTTGTACCTCTCTCGTTCACACCTCCTATGCTTGGGGTTGCCATTGGCCATACAAGGTACACCCACGGACTAATCAAGGAGTGCGGGGAGTTTGTTGTTGCCGTTCCGACAATCGAGTTGCTCAGGGAAGTGTGGATCGCAGGCACCATGAGCGGTGGGAAGAGTGATAAGATGGAGAAGCTTGGATTGACGCTGGTAGAATCGAAAAGCGTGAAGGTGCCGTCTATCAGAGAGTGTCAGGCGAACATCGAATGCAGGGTTGTTAAGGAGGTGGATGTGGGTGATCACACGCTCTTTGTTGGGG
This window contains:
- a CDS encoding flavin reductase family protein, which produces MLEYLYPLRTYLIVSGVERPNVMTADWVVPLSFTPPMLGVAIGHTRYTHGLIKECGEFVVAVPTIELLREVWIAGTMSGGKSDKMEKLGLTLVESKSVKVPSIRECQANIECRVVKEVDVGDHTLFVGEIVSVTHGDAFRDGRPDISYRFVMHASFGKNFTTNSGERFSP